The following are encoded together in the Tripterygium wilfordii isolate XIE 37 chromosome 18, ASM1340144v1, whole genome shotgun sequence genome:
- the LOC119984083 gene encoding protein MHF1 homolog yields MDRGSDMERDEDDSVSEILRDRFRLSAVSIAEDEAKKNGMEISEPIVACISDLAFKYSELLAKDLELFAQHGGRKTVNMEDVILTARRNEHLTTILRSFCDDLKAKEPQHERKRKKSSKKDENADGVVHIPDF; encoded by the exons ATGGACCGCGGAAGCGACATGGAGAGAGACGAAGATGACTCGGTGAGCGAAATTCTACGGGATCGATTCAGGCTCTCAGCAGTCTCCATCGCTGAAGATGAAG CAAAGAAAAACGGAATGGAGATATCTGAACCAATAGTGGCTTGCATTTCCGATTTGGCCTTTAAGTATTCAG AACTGTTGGCTAAGGACCTTGAACTTTTTGCGCAGCATGGTGGTCGTAAGACTGTGAACATGGAAGATGTCATTCTTACAG CCCGTAGAAATGAACACCTAACTACCATATTGAGATCCTTTTGTGACGATCTGAAAGCAAAAGAACCACAACATGAGAGAAAGCGGAAGAAATCATCGAAAAAGGATGAAAATGCTGATGGCGTGGTGCATATTCCAGATTTTTAA